From one Marispirochaeta sp. genomic stretch:
- a CDS encoding sugar ABC transporter permease translates to MIINELKTELKKHIRDYGMYIALFVIFLIFGIATDGIFMSSRNISNLLNQTGYLAVLAIGVTLVIVIRHIDLSVGFLSGFLGAIAAIGMVFWHLPVWVVVPMIMVLGIAAGLLTAYPVAQLGIPAFVASLAGWLIYRGALLLATLKTGTIIIPNAAFNAMGNGFIPDFLASDVFLPGLHKVTLLIGLILIGFNVVSKMKSRKAKMTYGFETMSGPLFLMQMLFISIMIAIVTWILAGYNGISWTLVIVLLVVAVYSFVTKKTVLGRHIYAVGGNPEAAELSGINVKRITFIVFGSMGMLSGLSGMLFAARLQSATTTAGTLFELDAIAAAYIGGVSAAGGVGSVVNSLIGAIVYTSLTSGMNLMGIDIAAQYIVRGAVLALAVIFDVTTRKIGTT, encoded by the coding sequence ATGATCATCAACGAATTGAAAACAGAATTAAAAAAACATATCCGTGATTACGGAATGTACATAGCATTATTCGTCATATTTTTAATCTTCGGTATCGCCACCGACGGTATATTCATGTCGTCCAGAAACATTTCGAATCTTCTGAACCAGACGGGTTATCTTGCGGTACTGGCCATTGGCGTTACCCTGGTCATTGTAATCCGGCATATTGACCTTTCTGTCGGTTTTCTGTCGGGGTTTCTGGGTGCCATAGCTGCCATAGGTATGGTCTTCTGGCATCTTCCGGTCTGGGTTGTCGTTCCCATGATTATGGTCCTTGGTATTGCCGCCGGCCTGCTAACCGCCTATCCCGTGGCTCAGCTTGGGATCCCGGCTTTTGTCGCATCCCTGGCGGGCTGGTTGATTTATCGCGGGGCACTTTTACTGGCTACCTTAAAGACCGGAACCATAATTATTCCCAATGCGGCTTTCAACGCAATGGGCAACGGATTTATTCCCGATTTTCTGGCTTCCGATGTTTTTCTGCCGGGCTTACATAAGGTCACCCTTCTGATAGGATTAATCCTGATTGGTTTCAATGTTGTTTCGAAGATGAAATCACGAAAGGCCAAAATGACCTACGGTTTTGAAACCATGTCCGGACCGCTCTTTCTAATGCAGATGCTTTTTATCTCTATCATGATTGCAATTGTAACCTGGATCCTCGCGGGATATAACGGAATATCCTGGACCCTGGTGATTGTGCTGCTGGTTGTTGCCGTTTACAGTTTTGTAACGAAAAAGACGGTTCTTGGGCGGCATATTTACGCTGTAGGAGGAAACCCGGAGGCTGCGGAGCTCTCGGGGATTAATGTCAAACGCATAACCTTTATTGTCTTTGGGTCTATGGGAATGCTCTCCGGGCTTTCCGGCATGCTCTTCGCGGCACGGCTGCAGTCTGCGACAACCACCGCTGGTACCCTGTTCGAGCTCGATGCCATTGCTGCTGCCTACATAGGCGGGGTATCCGCTGCCGGTGGTGTAGGATCTGTCGTGAACTCCCTGATCGGTGCGATCGTTTATACATCACTGACATCCGGCATGAACCTGATGGGTATCGATATTGCCGCCCAGTATATTGTCCGGGGTGCTGTCCTGGCCCTGGCTGTTATTTTTGACGTTACGACACGGAAAATCGGTACCACCTAG
- a CDS encoding ATP-binding cassette domain-containing protein: MSGNTILEMRGITKIFPGVKALDNVTFAVEEGEIHCLVGENGAGKSTLMKVLSGVHPYGSYDGDIIFDGSVQQFRTISDSEKTGIAIIYQELALVPEMTVYENIFLGHELSAGGIVDWNETIKQAGAALKKVGLKINPETKVKDLGVGRQQLVEIAKALSRDVKLLILDEPTAALNEGDCDNLLNLIKDLKSHGVTSIMISHKLKEVIRIADTVTVLRDGQTICTLDAKAGEVFEGVLIKHMVGREINNVFPKREHQVKDELVLEVRDWTAYNARTGRYDLQDVSFNVKKGEIVGFAGLMGSGRTELARSIFGNPDHYRLEGEISLNKQTVRFSHPEDAIKAGIAYVSEDRKKNGLVLIQDVKQNVTLANLRALSKNRVVDDNAEVKIAGEYKQALNIKTPSLEQQVLKLSGGNQQKVQVAKWLFVKPHVLILDEPTRGIDVGAKYEIYTIMNRLVAEGMSIIMISSELPEVLGMSDRVYVVSEGRITGELPVEEATQEKIMHLATN; this comes from the coding sequence ATGAGTGGAAATACGATCCTTGAAATGCGGGGAATCACCAAGATTTTTCCCGGGGTAAAAGCTCTGGATAATGTTACCTTCGCAGTGGAGGAGGGTGAAATTCACTGTCTGGTGGGTGAAAACGGTGCGGGAAAATCGACCCTTATGAAAGTCTTAAGCGGGGTGCATCCCTATGGCTCATATGACGGAGACATTATTTTTGATGGATCTGTGCAGCAGTTCAGGACCATCAGTGACAGTGAAAAGACCGGTATTGCCATTATCTATCAGGAGCTGGCACTGGTACCGGAGATGACGGTATATGAGAATATCTTTCTTGGCCATGAGTTGTCGGCCGGAGGGATTGTAGACTGGAATGAGACGATAAAACAGGCAGGGGCGGCGCTTAAAAAAGTCGGTCTTAAAATAAATCCGGAGACAAAGGTTAAGGATCTTGGTGTCGGTCGCCAGCAGCTTGTTGAGATAGCAAAGGCCTTGAGCCGGGATGTCAAACTTCTGATTCTTGATGAGCCGACCGCTGCGTTGAACGAGGGCGACTGCGATAATCTGCTGAATCTTATAAAAGACTTGAAGAGCCATGGTGTTACCAGCATCATGATAAGCCATAAATTAAAAGAGGTAATCCGCATTGCCGACACCGTAACTGTTTTACGGGACGGACAAACCATATGTACTCTCGATGCAAAGGCAGGTGAGGTTTTCGAGGGGGTACTGATCAAACACATGGTGGGCCGGGAGATCAACAATGTATTTCCCAAACGGGAACACCAGGTTAAAGACGAACTTGTGCTCGAGGTTCGGGACTGGACTGCCTACAATGCCAGGACCGGACGTTACGATTTACAGGATGTCAGTTTCAATGTAAAGAAAGGAGAGATTGTCGGATTTGCCGGTCTTATGGGGTCCGGAAGGACCGAACTTGCCCGCAGTATTTTTGGTAATCCCGACCACTATCGTTTGGAGGGAGAGATAAGCCTGAATAAGCAGACCGTGCGTTTTTCTCACCCCGAGGATGCCATAAAAGCTGGAATCGCGTATGTGTCGGAAGACCGTAAAAAAAACGGGCTTGTTCTTATTCAGGATGTCAAACAGAACGTAACACTGGCAAATCTGAGAGCCCTGTCAAAGAATCGTGTTGTTGACGACAATGCGGAGGTCAAGATAGCAGGTGAATACAAACAAGCTCTGAATATCAAGACTCCGAGCCTTGAGCAGCAGGTGCTGAAGCTTTCCGGCGGCAACCAGCAAAAGGTGCAGGTTGCCAAGTGGCTCTTTGTTAAGCCCCATGTGCTGATTCTTGATGAGCCGACCAGGGGAATAGATGTCGGCGCGAAGTATGAGATTTATACAATTATGAACAGGCTGGTTGCCGAAGGGATGAGCATCATCATGATTTCTTCTGAACTGCCTGAAGTCCTTGGAATGAGCGACAGAGTATATGTTGTATCCGAAGGACGAATTACCGGGGAGCTTCCTGTCGAAGAAGCGACCCAGGAAAAAATTATGCACCTGGCAACTAACTGA
- a CDS encoding sugar-binding protein, giving the protein MKRIVLLLLVLSVVFGMAGPVFAAGGGEKKSQSDLSVGIVLPTKDEPRWLQDEAWFNDALDEAGYSVEILFSQGDPARERANVEALISKGIKVLIICPHDGAAAASAADEAKKSGVSVISYDRLITGTPNVDYYVTFNSITVGEEFGKYLVANAKGKNNNLYLYAGAATDNNAFLFFEGAWNILQPRIADGTFVIRNSSEAVALSGKQKLTREEMGKIIGQVTTNWDFNVAKNLAEANLTSVGPGAKGEVFIAAPNDGTARSIADVFAADPDVTKYYISGQDAEKASIQYIIDGKQSMTVFKDVRTLVKDAISAAVAILEGDKPLAYGVYNNGATDVLAIQSEVITVTKENLKKALIDSGYYKASEFSGL; this is encoded by the coding sequence ATGAAGCGAATTGTATTGTTATTGCTGGTTCTCTCGGTTGTGTTCGGCATGGCCGGACCTGTCTTTGCCGCCGGCGGCGGAGAAAAAAAGAGCCAATCCGATCTGTCTGTCGGCATTGTCCTGCCTACCAAGGACGAGCCCCGCTGGCTGCAGGATGAAGCCTGGTTCAATGATGCCCTTGATGAAGCTGGGTACTCAGTCGAGATCCTTTTCAGCCAGGGTGATCCCGCCCGGGAACGGGCCAATGTTGAGGCCCTGATTTCCAAGGGAATCAAGGTCCTGATTATCTGCCCCCATGACGGCGCTGCTGCAGCATCTGCTGCGGATGAAGCGAAAAAATCCGGTGTCAGTGTAATCTCCTACGACCGCCTGATTACCGGGACCCCCAATGTGGATTACTATGTAACCTTCAACAGCATTACCGTTGGGGAAGAGTTTGGTAAGTACCTGGTGGCAAACGCAAAAGGCAAGAACAATAACCTTTATCTGTATGCCGGAGCGGCCACAGATAATAACGCCTTTCTCTTTTTCGAAGGCGCCTGGAATATTCTGCAGCCCAGGATTGCCGATGGTACCTTCGTAATCAGAAACTCTTCGGAAGCGGTAGCCCTGAGCGGCAAGCAGAAGCTGACCCGTGAAGAGATGGGTAAAATTATCGGTCAGGTGACTACCAACTGGGACTTCAATGTTGCCAAGAACCTTGCGGAAGCAAACCTTACCTCTGTCGGTCCTGGCGCGAAAGGCGAGGTATTCATCGCTGCTCCCAACGACGGAACCGCCCGGTCCATAGCTGATGTCTTTGCTGCTGATCCTGATGTTACAAAGTACTACATTTCCGGTCAGGATGCGGAAAAGGCTTCTATTCAGTACATAATCGACGGCAAGCAGTCCATGACTGTTTTCAAGGATGTTCGCACCCTGGTTAAAGACGCGATTAGCGCCGCTGTGGCAATCCTGGAAGGAGACAAACCCCTTGCCTACGGTGTATATAATAATGGTGCTACGGATGTTCTTGCAATTCAGTCCGAGGTTATCACCGTTACCAAGGAAAACCTTAAAAAAGCACTGATAGACAGCGGATACTACAAAGCCTCGGAATTCTCCGGTCTCTGA
- a CDS encoding sigma-54 dependent transcriptional regulator — MKTILIVDDELNMQTVLKILFESNGYATLTAPDGVQALDLIDKHQEIDLVVSDYKMPGMDGIALLEEIKLRKPWLPFVLVSAYGTIERAVEAMKLGAVDFITKPFNKELILHTVNRLWQFDKLKRENMALREGQKELALIFRSPPMREIAETLRKIGRISSPVLLTGESGSGKEVIARALHSIYQGEEDLPFISINCPAVPESLLESELFGYKKGAFTGADADFEGKVRVAEGGTLFLDEIGDLPLSIQPKLLRLLENKTIEPLGSTRPIKIRTRIVCATNRNLEQLVEEGTFRRDLFYRINTFHFVIPPLRKRREDIAPLAEYFLDTFVVDFGLDERYLAGPALRTLESYNWPGNVRELKNVIERCVVLSSGSIIEEKDLPPDIKKEDLTDFTPAGDVEFIAGNGRTLHGMEKKVLLSALDACDGNISAAARRLGVTRNTMRYRLKKYGIEPGALPPPGGS, encoded by the coding sequence ATGAAAACCATTCTGATTGTCGATGACGAACTGAATATGCAGACCGTACTGAAGATCCTCTTTGAATCTAACGGCTATGCAACACTGACTGCCCCGGATGGAGTACAGGCCCTGGATCTGATTGATAAGCATCAGGAGATCGATCTGGTTGTATCGGACTATAAGATGCCCGGGATGGACGGAATCGCTTTGCTGGAAGAGATCAAACTGCGCAAGCCGTGGCTTCCGTTTGTCCTGGTGTCCGCCTACGGGACCATTGAACGGGCCGTTGAGGCTATGAAACTGGGGGCCGTCGACTTTATTACCAAGCCCTTTAACAAGGAACTTATACTGCATACAGTCAACCGTTTGTGGCAATTTGACAAGCTTAAACGGGAGAATATGGCTTTACGGGAGGGTCAGAAGGAACTGGCGCTGATTTTTCGCTCTCCTCCAATGAGGGAGATTGCCGAAACTCTGCGAAAGATTGGCAGAATATCCTCTCCGGTATTGTTAACCGGAGAGAGCGGCAGCGGAAAAGAGGTAATCGCCCGGGCTCTGCATTCTATATACCAGGGAGAGGAAGACCTTCCGTTCATAAGCATAAACTGTCCTGCGGTTCCGGAGAGTCTCTTGGAATCGGAGCTGTTCGGATACAAGAAGGGAGCCTTTACCGGAGCAGATGCTGATTTTGAAGGAAAGGTCCGTGTGGCCGAGGGAGGTACCCTCTTTCTCGATGAAATCGGGGATTTACCCCTCTCTATCCAGCCCAAGCTGCTGCGTCTGCTGGAAAATAAAACCATCGAACCACTGGGGTCTACCAGACCGATCAAGATTCGAACCCGAATTGTCTGTGCCACTAATAGAAATCTGGAACAGCTGGTAGAAGAGGGTACGTTTCGCCGGGACCTGTTTTACCGCATTAACACTTTTCATTTTGTAATCCCTCCTTTGCGGAAGCGCAGAGAAGATATTGCCCCTCTGGCAGAATATTTCCTCGATACCTTTGTTGTGGATTTCGGACTTGATGAACGGTATCTCGCCGGACCTGCATTACGCACCCTGGAATCCTATAACTGGCCCGGAAATGTACGGGAGCTGAAAAATGTAATCGAACGTTGTGTGGTCCTCTCGTCCGGCAGCATAATTGAGGAAAAGGATCTGCCTCCTGATATTAAAAAAGAAGATCTGACCGACTTTACCCCTGCGGGTGATGTTGAATTCATTGCAGGGAATGGACGGACCCTGCACGGAATGGAAAAGAAAGTTCTCTTATCGGCCCTTGATGCCTGCGATGGTAATATCAGCGCTGCAGCCCGCAGGCTGGGTGTGACCAGGAATACCATGCGCTATCGTTTAAAAAAATATGGTATAGAGCCTGGTGCATTACCACCGCCTGGTGGTTCATAA
- a CDS encoding ATP-binding protein translates to MIPFVKRGKVKISTKVVLSFIAIVLFQGLLTQIGMYFLISRSNIDSFRGQMSVVTENVDSFMLQVRDDLDNKVSLLSGQKNVIEYTEFRLRNLLRRELSLFNKALDLNGIFVFVDSGNLLALDESTTAPADEALLEIVSRAFRQGLQSFLHDDGTGLFLWSMTQIVREEQVIGLIGARVAIDGKFLGRLERNSNSIAYVQYPTRSVHSSTLKDEQWSRLLKRADTMSMRDITIADDYLLGLMPLESLGAPHGRLLCLLDMGESRKNIRDYNRFAVVLTVLVLSIALMLSILFYRQSFLRPYTALQEGVARIGNGEFSYPIQQTSGDEFGDLVKSVNRMRINLQNRDRELTALANYNELILNNVRSGIITVGHDGMINACNAAATSMVHLDGENSLPLDLEMAVLPQEVKDLIRQGIYNGEYVALKECRFIFNGREEILNVSTSPFSDGEGEELGVIAVISDITQIKKLEEQLLVSQRLAAIGEMVAGVAHQIRNPLAIMKVSAEMLRDNYGQELQKNSEQYSELTRLLVSEIDSLNYILQNFLDFARPLQINRASCYIEDIIESALSLLPIDKHPAVTVKVDIEPGIPARRLDKDLMEQVVRNLVQNALEAGEEGLVLIQAGYSNDSLRISVSDQGCGMDQKTIQNVFNPFFTLKNKGTGLGLSIVHRIVQEHNGSISVDSTPGMGTTFTVII, encoded by the coding sequence ATGATTCCCTTTGTTAAGCGCGGAAAGGTCAAGATTTCTACGAAAGTTGTCCTTTCTTTTATTGCAATTGTTTTGTTTCAGGGACTTCTTACGCAGATTGGCATGTATTTTTTAATCTCCCGCAGCAATATAGACAGTTTTCGGGGACAGATGTCGGTTGTAACTGAGAACGTGGATTCCTTTATGCTGCAGGTCAGGGATGATCTGGATAACAAGGTAAGCCTGCTTTCCGGACAGAAGAATGTTATTGAATATACCGAGTTCCGTTTGCGTAACCTTCTCAGGCGCGAGCTGTCATTGTTCAATAAGGCCCTGGATTTGAATGGTATATTTGTCTTTGTGGATTCCGGAAATCTGTTGGCCCTTGACGAGTCCACCACCGCGCCAGCGGATGAAGCTTTACTTGAGATTGTATCCAGAGCCTTTCGTCAGGGGCTGCAGAGCTTTTTACATGACGACGGTACGGGACTTTTCTTGTGGAGCATGACCCAGATTGTCCGGGAGGAGCAGGTTATCGGCCTTATCGGGGCCAGGGTTGCCATTGACGGTAAATTTCTTGGCCGTCTGGAACGGAACAGTAATTCGATTGCGTATGTTCAGTATCCCACTCGTTCGGTGCACTCGTCTACATTGAAGGATGAGCAATGGTCCAGACTTTTAAAAAGGGCCGATACCATGTCGATGCGGGATATAACCATTGCTGATGATTATCTTCTGGGCCTTATGCCTCTTGAGAGTCTGGGGGCACCTCATGGCAGACTGTTGTGTTTGCTGGATATGGGAGAATCGCGAAAGAATATACGGGATTATAACAGGTTCGCTGTCGTTTTGACCGTGCTTGTGCTTTCCATAGCTCTTATGCTGAGCATACTGTTCTACCGTCAGTCTTTTTTACGTCCATACACGGCGCTGCAGGAGGGGGTCGCCCGCATTGGGAACGGTGAATTCTCATACCCTATTCAGCAGACTTCCGGCGATGAGTTCGGAGATCTGGTAAAGTCAGTCAACAGAATGCGGATAAATCTTCAGAACCGTGACCGGGAGCTGACTGCTCTTGCCAATTACAATGAGCTGATTTTGAATAATGTGCGTTCCGGCATTATAACCGTAGGGCATGATGGAATGATTAATGCGTGCAACGCCGCTGCAACCAGCATGGTCCATCTGGACGGCGAGAACAGTCTGCCTCTGGACCTGGAGATGGCGGTGCTGCCGCAGGAGGTAAAGGACCTTATCCGTCAGGGAATATATAACGGCGAGTATGTGGCCCTTAAGGAGTGCCGGTTTATTTTTAACGGGCGGGAGGAGATCCTGAATGTATCGACCTCTCCTTTTTCTGATGGTGAAGGAGAGGAGCTGGGAGTAATAGCTGTTATTTCTGATATAACCCAGATCAAGAAACTTGAGGAACAGCTGCTTGTCTCCCAGCGATTGGCTGCTATTGGAGAAATGGTTGCCGGAGTTGCACATCAGATCCGAAACCCCCTTGCAATAATGAAGGTATCAGCTGAAATGCTGCGGGATAATTATGGACAGGAACTTCAGAAGAATTCAGAGCAATATTCTGAACTGACCCGCCTTCTGGTGAGCGAGATCGACAGTTTGAATTATATACTTCAGAATTTTCTTGATTTTGCGCGGCCCCTGCAGATAAACCGTGCCAGCTGTTATATAGAAGACATCATAGAATCCGCTTTGTCGCTGCTGCCTATAGACAAACACCCGGCGGTTACTGTGAAGGTGGACATTGAACCGGGGATCCCCGCCCGCAGACTGGATAAGGACCTCATGGAGCAGGTAGTACGAAACCTGGTTCAGAATGCCCTGGAGGCGGGCGAAGAAGGACTCGTTCTGATACAGGCTGGATACAGCAACGATTCTCTCCGAATCAGTGTCAGTGACCAGGGTTGCGGCATGGACCAGAAAACGATCCAGAATGTCTTCAATCCCTTTTTTACCTTGAAGAACAAAGGTACCGGATTGGGCCTGTCCATTGTTCATAGAATTGTGCAGGAACACAACGGCTCCATCAGTGTCGATTCTACCCCCGGAATGGGAACCACTTTTACCGTAATTATATAG
- a CDS encoding extracellular solute-binding protein, which translates to MARWMFFTVLILCAGFLSAEPLRVIYMAQAGYDPRDVEQRGREFAEETGIEVAFQFEEYEDIYDLLTGDSGKSGAFDVVLLDNIWTADFADRGILEPVPDNLRSQVEAGVIYPIYSANMYNGELWGVPFLANFQLLYTNMDLLSQAGFDSPPRTLEEMRHMADTAKEKGVIEYPVFDSLRSEEVLVCELVWLSGAFGHTWDSSSDPLLIDRAENRKALEYLIELKQAGLLNPYSLNAGEMFSAEVFTWGDALFTTNWTFLIGRLEEASSNGSGAPVFNFRVSPLPYSRPIGSSSTVSGFQGLAVMKNSTQKTNAWRFISYLSSPDFQRRYLHEFPVWREVWSEPDTLRRDRYFDVKRIQVRGAKVRPVYPRYQEVSAIIRKWVFAALEEKLSVGEAFRSIQREIREIGL; encoded by the coding sequence ATGGCAAGGTGGATGTTCTTTACGGTACTTATACTATGTGCCGGATTTTTATCCGCAGAACCGCTGCGGGTAATTTACATGGCCCAGGCTGGCTATGACCCCCGGGATGTTGAGCAGCGGGGGCGGGAGTTTGCCGAAGAGACCGGCATAGAGGTAGCGTTTCAGTTTGAAGAGTACGAGGACATTTACGATTTATTGACAGGAGATTCCGGAAAGAGCGGGGCCTTTGATGTTGTTCTGCTGGATAACATATGGACTGCGGATTTTGCTGACCGGGGTATACTGGAACCGGTTCCTGATAATTTACGCAGCCAGGTAGAGGCGGGGGTAATATACCCGATATACAGCGCCAATATGTATAACGGGGAATTGTGGGGTGTGCCTTTCCTGGCGAATTTCCAGCTGCTGTATACAAATATGGATCTTCTGAGCCAGGCCGGATTCGACAGTCCCCCCCGCACTCTGGAAGAGATGCGTCACATGGCCGATACAGCGAAAGAAAAGGGAGTTATTGAATATCCCGTGTTCGATTCCCTGCGGTCCGAAGAAGTTCTGGTCTGCGAACTTGTCTGGCTTTCCGGCGCCTTTGGTCATACATGGGACTCATCTTCTGATCCTTTGCTTATAGATCGCGCTGAGAACCGAAAAGCCCTGGAATACCTTATAGAATTAAAACAGGCGGGTCTTCTTAATCCGTATAGTTTAAATGCAGGAGAAATGTTCTCCGCTGAGGTTTTTACCTGGGGCGACGCCCTGTTTACCACCAACTGGACATTTTTGATCGGCAGACTGGAAGAAGCTTCCTCAAATGGAAGCGGAGCCCCGGTGTTTAATTTTCGGGTGAGCCCGCTGCCGTATTCCAGGCCGATCGGATCCAGCTCGACGGTTTCCGGCTTTCAGGGACTTGCAGTCATGAAAAACTCTACCCAGAAAACTAATGCCTGGCGTTTTATCTCCTATCTTTCTTCTCCGGATTTTCAACGGCGTTATCTGCATGAGTTTCCAGTGTGGCGGGAAGTATGGTCGGAGCCGGATACTCTCAGACGGGACCGATACTTCGATGTCAAGCGGATTCAGGTTCGAGGGGCCAAGGTCCGGCCGGTTTATCCGCGGTATCAGGAGGTGTCTGCTATTATCCGGAAATGGGTATTTGCCGCGCTGGAGGAAAAGCTCTCCGTTGGTGAGGCTTTCAGGTCTATTCAGCGCGAGATCAGGGAAATCGGATTATGA
- a CDS encoding Sir2 family NAD-dependent protein deacetylase produces the protein MNNTIIFEPHFIELIKSSTRILAVTGAGISTSSGIIDFRSPGGLYDVAVQRYDLPYPEAIFDINYFKRDPAPFFKLSSDLLLADIEPSLCHRFLAALEKNGQILHIITQNIDMLHEKAGSAKVVECHGSYRRGYCISCGQIFLYRDFSESLLRGDVPKCPSCGGIIKPDVVFFGEMLPDDFMQIYHAKPSADLLLVLGTSLTVQPVAGFALDYAPRVPSVLVTRDPTSYDRDFDYVFHCSLDDFAQKAWEVLDF, from the coding sequence ATGAATAACACAATCATTTTTGAACCCCATTTTATCGAGCTGATAAAATCATCCACCAGGATACTTGCAGTGACCGGTGCCGGTATAAGTACAAGTTCGGGGATCATCGATTTTCGCAGCCCCGGAGGACTGTATGACGTAGCAGTGCAGCGTTATGACCTCCCCTATCCTGAAGCAATATTTGATATAAACTATTTTAAAAGAGATCCTGCTCCGTTCTTTAAGTTATCCAGCGATCTTCTTTTAGCGGACATAGAGCCATCCTTGTGCCATCGCTTTCTTGCAGCCCTGGAAAAAAACGGACAGATACTCCACATAATTACTCAGAACATAGATATGCTTCATGAGAAGGCCGGATCAGCCAAAGTCGTCGAATGTCACGGTTCCTACCGCAGAGGATATTGTATTTCCTGCGGACAAATTTTTCTATACCGCGATTTCTCCGAATCACTTTTACGGGGCGATGTTCCAAAATGTCCTTCCTGCGGTGGCATTATTAAACCGGATGTAGTCTTCTTCGGAGAAATGCTGCCCGATGATTTTATGCAGATTTATCATGCAAAACCGTCAGCGGACCTTCTCCTTGTACTGGGAACATCTCTTACCGTACAGCCGGTTGCCGGATTCGCCCTGGACTATGCACCCCGGGTGCCATCAGTTCTGGTAACCCGCGACCCGACCTCGTATGACCGTGATTTTGATTATGTTTTTCACTGCAGCCTCGATGATTTCGCCCAAAAAGCCTGGGAAGTACTGGATTTTTAA
- the tnpB gene encoding IS66 family insertion sequence element accessory protein TnpB (TnpB, as the term is used for proteins encoded by IS66 family insertion elements, is considered an accessory protein, since TnpC, encoded by a neighboring gene, is a DDE family transposase.) yields the protein MLLDLSTIEIYVRPGHTDMRKAINGLTVMVQDYMDQNPLSGSLYLFCNRQRRILKALYWDRNGFCLWQKRLEKHKFPWPMTQEDARQISTEQLSLLLKGIDFRHEHTALKYSHVS from the coding sequence ATGCTGCTTGATCTGTCAACAATTGAAATCTATGTCCGTCCCGGTCACACCGACATGCGCAAGGCAATAAACGGCCTGACGGTAATGGTGCAGGATTATATGGATCAGAATCCCCTCTCCGGCAGCCTCTACCTGTTTTGTAATCGGCAGCGGCGGATACTCAAAGCCCTCTACTGGGACCGGAACGGTTTTTGTCTCTGGCAGAAAAGATTAGAGAAGCACAAATTCCCCTGGCCCATGACCCAGGAGGATGCGCGACAGATCAGCACCGAACAGTTATCGCTCCTCTTGAAGGGGATTGATTTCCGGCATGAGCATACTGCGTTGAAATATTCGCACGTTTCATAG